The following nucleotide sequence is from Austwickia chelonae.
GAGGGGTCAGCGTCAGCCCGATGAGCAGCGCGGGGACGAAGAGGAGCCATTTGATGGGCTGTTCGAACTCGATGGTCAGCAGGACCAGGCAAGCTGTGGAGGCTATCGCGGTGACCGGCAGGAGCATCGGGTAGTAGATGGAACTTGCGATGCGCAGCGGGTGAACAGCGGCGAAGGCGAGGAGCCCCCCGTAGAGCAGCGTCAGCTGCACCAGCGTCGCCCACCACACCGCCAACTCGGTGTCATGCGGTCCGCCCAGATCGATACCGGGCAGCGCCCCGATGTAGACGGCGGCCCATGAGGAGACCGTCGTCAATGAGGTGAAGAGCATGACGTCGCGTGGCGCGAGCGGAAACCACTCGTCGCCCTGACGCCATCGTTGATAAGCGGCCAGGAGTAGTGAGTAGAGCACCAATGAACTCGTCGACGTCCACAACAGCGGAAGAAATGGCAGATGGAAGGCCAGTCCACCCCCGACAGCAGTGACCCAGAGGAAAAGGTAGGTTCCCCACCACAACCGGCGGTCGTGCGTCAACATCGTTGCCGCGCTCCGAGGTCTCGTCCGCTGTTCCGGTCGGCCCGCCGTGCTGCGACGTTGCGGCCACACCAAGGAGAGCAAGGCCAGCTGGGCCGGCGGCAGGGTCCAGGACAAGGAGACCCGTTCGGCTTCGTCGTAGACCGCGAAACTCCACACCAGGCTGAACAGGTAGACGACGACCACGCACAGGTAGGCCTGCCGGAAGGACATGCCGAAGGCCCGACGGCCTGGGGGCCTGCCCTCAGCCGGTGGCGGAGATGTCCAGGACATCACGGCTGCGTCACCGCGACCTGGGGGGCGTCCGCCGGCGCAGCAGGCAGGGTGAAGGCAATGGTCGTTCCGCCCCATTCGTTGTCGGTAGCAGCGATCCGGCCTCCGTGGCGGGTCACGATCGCCCGGCACAGCGCCAGCCCGAGTCCGACGCCTGACGTCTCGGTCCCGGCGGAGAGCAGCTCCCGTCCGGCCTGACTCAAACCGATTCCTCGGTCGGCGATGCTGATCTCGACCATGTCCGGGCCGGCCGGCCGACTCGTCACTCGGATGAACGGAGCCTGTTCGTCCCTGACGAATTTCACGCTGTTGCTGATCAGATTCGACAACAGTTGTCGGGTCAGCGCCGCGTCGGCGTGCACGGGGTGGGGTGCGTCCACCTCGAAGACCGCCCGATGTGTGTCCGAGTCGTAGATCGTCGCGATCTCCTGCACCATCTGCTCGATCGGCACCTCGGCGAGGTTCAGTTCTCCGGAGTGGCTGACGGTGTAGGCGAGGTAGTCGTCGATCAGGGCTCTCATCTGGGCAACCGCAGTGTGCGCGCGTTCCAGGGCGTGTCGCCCCGCGTCGGCGTCGGCTCCTGCCAGGTCTGCGTCAGCGGTCTGCATCCATCCTGTCAGCGCGCTCAACGGTCCTTTCAGGTCGCGGGCGACTGTTCCGGCGAAGGACTCCAACTCACGTTGGTGGTCATGCCGTGATGTGACATCGCGGAAGAGCCACAGCGTGAAGGGCACCCCCCGCATGACCAGGTCTTGGGTGGACACGGCCAGACGACGTACCGAGCCCTGTTCATCGCTGATCGTCAGCGGAATGCGACGCATCGTCCCCGGGACCGGTCTGATCAGGCGCGCATAGTCGCGAGGTGTCAGGTCCTGGTCGCGGTCGGCGAGCTGCAAACGTAGACGACGGGCCCAGTCCAAGGTGACCTTGCTGGGTGGTTCCTGACCGAGCAGTTGGGTCAAGGCGGCATTGCTGCGCACGACGACGCCCTGTTCACCGGTGATCAGCAGGCCGTCCGACATCGACTCCAGGATGGCGTCGCTGATCTCCCGTTGGGAGCGTTCCACATCAGAATATTGAGCTGTCGCCAAAGACAGCGCGGACTCCCCGATCCGGAAAACGACGATGAGCATCGAGACATTGCTCGCGAAGCCGAGGAGCAGGTCGAGGGATGCCTCCGGACGGACGACTCCGAAGAGTGGTGCCGCGTTCACCGGCGGATAGGGCAGGAGGGCGACCAGGAAGGCCACGGAGAGGGTCACCCAGATGACACACCTCGGCGTCATCAAAGCCCCTGCGACGGCCAATGGCACGAGGTACTGCCAGCTCAACGGCTGTTGCGGCCAGATGTACGGGGATGCCAGAGCAAAGGTTGTCCCGGCGATGAAGAAAGGCCACCACCGGAGCCGCAACGGTGTGAGCAGTGAGGGCATTCCTTGGAAATACAGCGGCAGGACGCAGTTCGCAGCGACGGCCAGCGAAGCAAAACCACGGGAATAGGCCCAGATGTCGACCTCGGAGATGAAGGCAGCGGGGTCTTCCTCATGCGGGAATCCACCCAGAAGGAGGGTCACTATCGGAGCCAGACTGACCGCGGTCATCAACCACAACGATTCACCGACGTCCCGGGGAAACCATGACTCGCCCAGCCCGCGGAAACGGTAGAGGGTGACGGCGGTCAGCGCTCCCAGCGCATTGGCCAGGATGACTTTCGTCAAGGTGAGCGGGCTGACGACCGGCGCCCAACCAGCCACGAAGCAAAGGGCTGCACCACCCGAGAATCCAGCGGTGACCTGCGCATATCGTGACCACAACGTGCGATTCCGCAGGCCTTTGCCATCCCAGGCGCAGGCTGCTTCGACGAAGAACACCGCGTGGAGGATCCACCACGAGGACAGCCCGGTGCTCTCTCGGACGAAGGCGAAACCACCGATTCCGGCCAGTACTGCCGCCACGATTCGTGCGGTGGTCGCGATGTGCGGGCGGGCGGTGTTCACCGCGACCGGCATGACCGTCCGAGGAGAGATGTCCGCAGCAGAGATGCGATGCTGGACGCCCCACTCCGTGATGTCACCCGGCATACGTGCACTCTTGGCACGCTGGACCACGCGCTCCACCTCCCCCTGTGTTCGCCCGTCACATCGGCTGTCCGGCGAACGCTTTGAGCTCTCGGAAGGGGCGAGCTGCTCGCCGACGCCATGAGCGGTGGAAGAGGCGTGGGACAACTGGACGTGACGGATATCGCACGAGCCGTCGAATAGCCCTTACCTTGGTCTACGTCTATCCCGGCGCCACTGTTGCCGGTCGTGTTCTTCCGGGAGGTTGCTGTGCGTGCAGAACGCATCACCGATGTCATCGCTTATCACATGGAAGGTCCCTGTTGGTGGCCTGCTTGGGGTGGGCTACGTTGCGTCGACATGTTGGACGGCGAGATCATCTCGATCAATATGTCGGGCCGCTCCAGCCGTCAGAAGGTCGACCGGGTGGCGGCTTGTGTCCGCCCGCGGGAACGCGGCGGGATGATCGTCGCCGTGGAACGTGGTTTCGCTCTCGTCGACGGTGATGGCACCCTGACCCGGCTGCCCAGCATCTGGGAGGATCCGGGGCTGCGGATGAACGAGGGGGCGTGCGCACCCGACGGGAGTATGTACGCAGGTCAGATGGCCTATGACAGAACAAAAGGCGCGGCCTCGATGTTCCGGATCACCCCGGAGCGCAAGGTCACCCAGGTGCTTGACGGCCTGACGATCAGCAATGGCCTCGACTGGTCGCCCGATGGCTCTTTGGCCTACTACGTCGACACCGACACCTGCCGGATCGACGTCTTCGACTGGACTGCCGAGGGCGGGCTGAGCGAACGACGTCCTTTCGTGAACATCCCCGATGGCGGACGTCCTGACGGACTCGTCGTCGACGCCGAGGGCGGGGTGTGGACGGCCATCGCGAATGGTGGCCGGGTCGAGCATTACACGTCGTCGGGCGAATTGGCCGAGGTGATCGAGGTCGGGGCCCGCAAGGTGACGGCGTGCACCTTCGGTGGTGATGATCTGGACCAGTTGTTCATCACGACATCGCGGGAGCGGGTCCCTGAAGGTGAGGACCCGCAGGCGGGTTCTTTGTTCATGGTGAAGCCGGGTGTGACCGGCAAGTTGCCGGGGGTCTTCGCCGGCTGAGTCGAGGGTACGCAGCAGAGGACGGGACCCGATGTCTGTCCGGGTCCCGTCCTCTTCGTCCCTCGACTGCCACCTGTCGTGGGACGGTGAACCCGCTGCGACCGGTGCCCCTGTGCGCCGGGAGCGGGTTCGTGACGTCGGCTCCCCCTCCGAGGGTCGACGTCACGCCTGGTCACAGAGAGAGGATCTCGGCTTCCAGCCGGGCAAGTCCGGCGAGCCGGGCTGCCAGTTGGGCGCTTTCCTCACGGAGTGCGTCGACGATCCGCAGGTCGTCGACGGTGATGTCGACAGGTATCGGCGTACTGGTGGTGAGCGGCGAGTCCGGTGTTTTTCCTTTCCCGGTGATGGACACCAGTGCCAGGGCTACGCGTTCGGGACGCCCTGGTCGGTGTACGGCGATCGACATGTGCTCCCCCGTGATCTGCTGACGTGAACTTTCGGTAGCAGTTGTTTCGGCTGGTCGGAGGGTCGGTTGAGGAAAATTTGGTCGTTCGTACCGGTGAGCTCCGGGGCGTCGGCGGGGGCAGGGTGTCCGCTTGTTCTCCCGGGCGGGCAGAGGCCCTGACGGTCAGGGGATCTGAGGGGGTGTGCTGCGGCGGGCGAGTGGTTCGGCGAGGGCTCTGCCGAGTTTGCTGGGCATCTCGGCCAGGCTGAGTCCGCTGTTCAGGAGTGCCTCGGTGATCAGGTCGAAGTCCTGGGGGGTCCCTGCGGGCCCGAGTTCGAGTTCGATCTCTCGCCATCGGCTGTCGCCGGGGTCGATGAGGAGGGTGTTCTCCACGGCGTCGTCGACGATCTCGGCGATGGGTCCGCCTTGAGCGTCGAGGAGTTCTCGACGGGTGCGGAGGGTCTTCAGAACGGTGACGGGGATGAGTGTTTCGCCGTTGGTCAGGTGGGCGACGTGGGCGATGAGGGCGGGGGGGATGTCGGTCGGGTCGTCTCCGAGGGGTTCGTGGATCTCTCGGCGGGTGTCGCCCTTGCGGGGGAGTTTGAGATGCCAGCCTGCGTCGAGGCCGCCGAGGCGATGTCGCAGGGTGTGGCGGGCGCGGAGCAGCGTCAGGTCCGGGGTGTCGAAGTAGGTGGCGGTCTGGGTGAAGCTGCGGGGGTCGGTGATGTGTTGGGTGGCGCCGACGCCGATGAGGTGGGGGAAGGTCCAGGTGTCGGGTACGTCGAAGGTGCGTTCGGTTTCGTCCTGTGCGGTCGCCATGGAGGTGATTCTTCCCGAGGGCTGTCGAAGATGCACAACCCAAGTAATTTATGCTTTCGTTATCTTTTATTCATCTTAAAGAAAACTATGAACGTGGCCCTGAAGGATCAGAAGCAGTGGTCCAAGAATATGCCGGTGAGGTCCATCACAGGTATGCGGCACGGGGTTGCCAGGCGCCTCAACCTGAAGCGATAGTCGCTGTTACCGACG
It contains:
- a CDS encoding sensor histidine kinase → MVQRAKSARMPGDITEWGVQHRISAADISPRTVMPVAVNTARPHIATTARIVAAVLAGIGGFAFVRESTGLSSWWILHAVFFVEAACAWDGKGLRNRTLWSRYAQVTAGFSGGAALCFVAGWAPVVSPLTLTKVILANALGALTAVTLYRFRGLGESWFPRDVGESLWLMTAVSLAPIVTLLLGGFPHEEDPAAFISEVDIWAYSRGFASLAVAANCVLPLYFQGMPSLLTPLRLRWWPFFIAGTTFALASPYIWPQQPLSWQYLVPLAVAGALMTPRCVIWVTLSVAFLVALLPYPPVNAAPLFGVVRPEASLDLLLGFASNVSMLIVVFRIGESALSLATAQYSDVERSQREISDAILESMSDGLLITGEQGVVVRSNAALTQLLGQEPPSKVTLDWARRLRLQLADRDQDLTPRDYARLIRPVPGTMRRIPLTISDEQGSVRRLAVSTQDLVMRGVPFTLWLFRDVTSRHDHQRELESFAGTVARDLKGPLSALTGWMQTADADLAGADADAGRHALERAHTAVAQMRALIDDYLAYTVSHSGELNLAEVPIEQMVQEIATIYDSDTHRAVFEVDAPHPVHADAALTRQLLSNLISNSVKFVRDEQAPFIRVTSRPAGPDMVEISIADRGIGLSQAGRELLSAGTETSGVGLGLALCRAIVTRHGGRIAATDNEWGGTTIAFTLPAAPADAPQVAVTQP
- a CDS encoding SMP-30/gluconolactonase/LRE family protein codes for the protein MRAERITDVIAYHMEGPCWWPAWGGLRCVDMLDGEIISINMSGRSSRQKVDRVAACVRPRERGGMIVAVERGFALVDGDGTLTRLPSIWEDPGLRMNEGACAPDGSMYAGQMAYDRTKGAASMFRITPERKVTQVLDGLTISNGLDWSPDGSLAYYVDTDTCRIDVFDWTAEGGLSERRPFVNIPDGGRPDGLVVDAEGGVWTAIANGGRVEHYTSSGELAEVIEVGARKVTACTFGGDDLDQLFITTSRERVPEGEDPQAGSLFMVKPGVTGKLPGVFAG
- a CDS encoding CYTH domain-containing protein, whose product is MATAQDETERTFDVPDTWTFPHLIGVGATQHITDPRSFTQTATYFDTPDLTLLRARHTLRHRLGGLDAGWHLKLPRKGDTRREIHEPLGDDPTDIPPALIAHVAHLTNGETLIPVTVLKTLRTRRELLDAQGGPIAEIVDDAVENTLLIDPGDSRWREIELELGPAGTPQDFDLITEALLNSGLSLAEMPSKLGRALAEPLARRSTPPQIP